Genomic window (Paraburkholderia phenazinium):
CTGGCAACGTGCAGAACAACAGCCTCTCTGCATCGGCCACGACTGACAGCACCCCGAGCGGCAAGGGCTGGTCGCATGGCAGCTCCGGCGACGGCGGCGAAGTGATCGCCAGCGATCAGAACTGCCAGACCGCCAGTGCTAGCGTGAACGGGGAGTTCACCGGCTCGTCGCTGCTCGGTAACGGTGCGCTCGTCGGCGCAACCGGCAACATCGGGGTGAACATCGCGTCGGGGGTAGGCAACCTGCAACACAACGGCCTCGCAGTCGCCAGCGTGTCGCACTAAGCAACTAAAGCATCAACGCAGGAAGACTCCGGTCAGCCTTCGGGCTGGCCGGCCGTCTCCGCAGGGGGAAGTACCATGTTCGGGGTGAGCAGGGTAGCGCGTTGTCTGATGGTCGCGCTCGGTGCCGGCCTTTTGCTGTCGCAGCCGGGTCATGCGCAGAGTGCGCTCAACATGTATGCCTCGGCGGGCGTGCCGTTCGACCTGAACGTGCATTCGATCCGCGAGCTGCGCTACAACCACATCGTTTCCCAGCGTTACGACTATAGCTGCGGGTCCGCAGCGCTCGCCACGTTGCTGAAGTACGGCTACGGCATCGACATTCCCGAAACCGAAATGATCCGCCGCATGATGGTGTTCTCGACACCGGAAGTGGTGGTGAAAAACGGCTTCTCGATGCTCGACATGAAGAAGTTCGTCGAAACGCTCGGCCTGCGCGGCCGCGGCTTCCGGGTCGCATCCGAAGCGCTCTACCACCTGCAGATTCCCGTGATCGTGCTGATGAACAGCGACGGTTACGAACACTTCGTCATCGTCAAGCACGCGGAAAACGGGCTCATCTTCGTTGCCGACCCTGCGTTGGGCAACCGCATTAT
Coding sequences:
- a CDS encoding C39 family peptidase, producing MFGVSRVARCLMVALGAGLLLSQPGHAQSALNMYASAGVPFDLNVHSIRELRYNHIVSQRYDYSCGSAALATLLKYGYGIDIPETEMIRRMMVFSTPEVVVKNGFSMLDMKKFVETLGLRGRGFRVASEALYHLQIPVIVLMNSDGYEHFVIVKHAENGLIFVADPALGNRIISEDDFVKKWNGLVFAVVGKPFMEDSPLLQGNESLALKLRERALENGTAATPFVEYGLIKAELF